One Streptococcus sp. zg-86 DNA window includes the following coding sequences:
- a CDS encoding amino acid permease, giving the protein MSEKHHHSTNKMERSLQNRHVQIMAIAGTIGTGLFLGAGRSISLTGPSIVFIYMITGSFMYLMMRAIGEMLYRDPDQHTFINFITHYVGKGWGYFAGWSYWLSVVFIGMAEITAVAEYVQFWFPTWPAWIIQLVFLIILGMVNLIAVRIFGEVEFWFAMIKIIAILALIATAIFMVLTGFETPTGLASLTNISDGFSLFPNGPLNFIVAFQMVFFAYLMMEFIGVTTAETENPRKVLPKAIKEIPVRIVFFYGGALLAIMAIIPWRNLATAGSPFVTVFELAGIKWAAGLINFVVLTSAASALNSTLYSTGRHLYQLAHDAPNALLKKFKINTLSRQNVPQNAIITSAVVIALAAAISILPGVSDAFTLITASSSGVYIAIYVLVMLAHLNYRKSQDFMANGYLMPAYRFLNPITIGFFLFVFATLFLQEATLWGAIGSTIWIIAFGSYSLSKFR; this is encoded by the coding sequence ATGAGTGAGAAACACCATCATTCAACCAACAAAATGGAAAGGAGCCTGCAAAACCGCCATGTCCAAATCATGGCTATTGCAGGAACAATCGGAACAGGATTATTCCTAGGCGCTGGGCGCTCTATCAGTCTGACTGGTCCTTCAATCGTCTTTATCTATATGATCACAGGCAGCTTCATGTACCTGATGATGCGGGCAATCGGCGAGATGCTCTACCGCGATCCCGACCAGCACACCTTTATCAACTTTATCACCCACTATGTGGGAAAGGGCTGGGGCTACTTTGCCGGCTGGTCCTACTGGCTCTCGGTCGTCTTTATCGGTATGGCAGAAATTACTGCTGTCGCAGAATACGTCCAATTCTGGTTTCCAACTTGGCCTGCTTGGATTATCCAATTGGTTTTTCTTATCATTTTAGGCATGGTCAACTTGATTGCCGTCCGCATCTTCGGAGAAGTCGAGTTCTGGTTTGCCATGATTAAAATTATCGCTATTTTAGCTCTAATTGCGACCGCCATTTTCATGGTTTTGACAGGATTTGAAACACCGACTGGTCTTGCCAGTTTGACCAATATCAGCGACGGATTCAGTCTCTTTCCAAATGGACCACTAAACTTTATCGTCGCCTTTCAAATGGTCTTCTTTGCCTATCTGATGATGGAATTTATCGGGGTAACAACTGCTGAGACGGAAAATCCTCGCAAAGTACTACCAAAAGCCATTAAGGAAATCCCTGTCCGCATCGTCTTTTTCTATGGTGGAGCCCTACTTGCCATCATGGCGATTATCCCTTGGAGGAACTTAGCAACAGCTGGCTCTCCCTTTGTAACGGTGTTTGAATTAGCAGGGATTAAATGGGCCGCCGGCTTGATTAACTTTGTCGTCCTGACTTCTGCTGCCTCTGCCCTCAATTCGACCCTGTATTCTACTGGGCGACACCTCTACCAGCTTGCACATGATGCACCAAATGCCTTGCTCAAAAAATTCAAGATCAACACCCTATCACGGCAAAACGTTCCACAAAATGCCATTATCACCTCTGCAGTGGTTATCGCACTTGCCGCTGCAATCAGTATCCTTCCTGGCGTATCCGATGCCTTTACCTTGATTACAGCTTCTTCATCAGGTGTCTACATCGCTATTTATGTTTTAGTTATGCTCGCACATCTCAACTATCGCAAGTCTCAAGACTTCATGGCAAACGGGTACCTCATGCCTGCCTACCGCTTCTTAAATCCCATTACCATCGGCTTTTTCCTCTTTGTCTTTGCGACCTTGTTCCTCCAAGAAGCAACCCTTTGGGGAGCAATCGGCTCCACCATTTGGATTATCGCCTTTGGTAGCTATAGCCTTTCTAAATTTAGATAG
- a CDS encoding DUF1858 domain-containing protein encodes MNTINLSLPVAQVIEEHPEVLEILVELGFTPLANPLMRQTLGKTVSLKQGAKMKGIDLAQVQSTLEWNGYDVIGGEA; translated from the coding sequence ATGAATACGATTAATCTTTCCCTTCCTGTAGCCCAAGTGATTGAAGAGCATCCTGAGGTACTCGAAATTTTAGTGGAACTTGGCTTTACTCCGCTTGCCAATCCTTTGATGCGTCAGACACTTGGAAAAACGGTGTCGCTTAAGCAAGGGGCTAAGATGAAGGGAATTGATTTGGCCCAAGTCCAGTCAACCTTGGAGTGGAATGGATATGATGTCATTGGAGGAGAAGCATGA
- a CDS encoding aldose epimerase family protein yields the protein MIEISPFGSERARKYHLVNEAGMQVNLTNFGARIVEILLPVEEDGGLRNVSLSASSDEEYKTKDPYPGATIVPVAGRISKAQAEIKGKVYHFTENEPGRTLHGGVNTANEQYWDVEVNEAANSVCFTITLSDGSNGFPGDVRVKACYRLTEDNTLEITYTAQSDKDTIFNPTNHVYFNLTGDVRQDVADHQIRIAAETYAPLGEDNLPLGRLESVEGTPFDFRVGGTFAQGFTLEHPQNQLVKGYDHPWVLNQVAEPVEVVSPDQRIRLTVTTNQPAVVIYTYNFPSQDMAVFHGAFSLECQGLPNACNVEGFGSILLEKDQLFEHVTSYKFTWF from the coding sequence ATGATTGAAATTAGTCCATTTGGAAGTGAAAGGGCAAGGAAGTATCATCTGGTCAACGAAGCTGGGATGCAGGTGAATTTGACCAATTTTGGGGCACGGATTGTGGAGATTTTGCTTCCTGTTGAAGAGGATGGTGGTTTGCGCAATGTAAGTCTATCTGCTTCTTCTGATGAAGAATATAAGACAAAAGATCCCTATCCTGGAGCGACTATTGTACCAGTCGCAGGCCGTATTTCAAAGGCACAGGCAGAGATTAAAGGAAAGGTATATCACTTTACAGAAAATGAACCAGGTCGCACCTTGCACGGTGGGGTGAATACGGCAAATGAACAGTATTGGGATGTAGAAGTAAATGAGGCGGCAAATAGCGTTTGCTTTACGATTACGCTTTCTGACGGCTCCAATGGCTTTCCGGGGGATGTGCGGGTCAAGGCTTGCTATCGCTTGACCGAGGATAATACACTTGAAATTACCTATACAGCTCAATCAGATAAGGATACGATTTTTAATCCGACTAACCATGTCTACTTTAATCTGACCGGAGATGTTCGGCAAGATGTGGCTGACCACCAGATTCGCATTGCAGCTGAAACCTATGCGCCATTAGGAGAGGATAATCTGCCTCTTGGAAGATTAGAGTCTGTTGAGGGGACACCATTTGATTTCCGAGTTGGAGGAACGTTTGCCCAAGGATTTACTTTGGAACATCCGCAAAATCAATTGGTTAAAGGCTATGATCATCCTTGGGTCTTGAATCAGGTAGCAGAGCCAGTTGAGGTGGTTAGTCCAGATCAGCGCATTCGTTTGACGGTTACAACCAATCAACCAGCAGTTGTGATTTATACCTATAATTTTCCAAGTCAGGATATGGCAGTCTTTCATGGTGCCTTTAGTTTGGAATGTCAAGGACTACCCAATGCCTGCAATGTAGAAGGATTCGGATCGATTTTACTCGAAAAAGACCAGTTATTTGAACATGTGACGAGCTATAAGTTTACATGGTTCTAG
- a CDS encoding ATP-binding cassette domain-containing protein yields MKLLKYIKTNIFVYFLIGVFLNSGMILIKPLLLDKLLSIREGQLTIDTILHFIIYGFCLHLFFYSTMLLANFASNNLQRHLQVRLKNQLINKLFLQESFVYDEKVSIVTQDMEVLYNRFFLPLDMIVGRVFILCTTITFILVQNFWLGLVFVVFSFLRPLPQWLMNNRLIDSGADFSEKQKAFHLSVGDFFKGADTIYFYGAIKENFAKLTKNNECYENTRWKNEWTGNVVYFFNGPLEFLSQVLPLALGLLLQKKGGELSTASLVAMYIATMNLSGPIQKIMYSVSDIQRSQAVKEKIFSLLEEPCLEASYTTVESLAELVAVDVSKQIGEQALFYNFSLRLSKPSNVLIKGASGTGKSTLLRLLAGKVAPNNGRIFVRNKAGQEFNHYQGNVAYISQNPFFSHGSIRENLTLGQEMSDQELLYYLEQVGLTNEITNILEYQLKNNGENISGGQRLRLELVRCLLRKKDIVLADEITASLDKDNAHQVRQLLLQLPIILIEVAHHIDSETDYNQIIDLERYRFK; encoded by the coding sequence ATGAAATTGCTAAAATATATAAAAACTAACATCTTTGTTTATTTTTTAATCGGAGTGTTTTTGAATAGTGGGATGATTCTCATTAAGCCATTACTATTGGATAAGTTGTTGAGTATTCGTGAAGGACAACTTACAATTGATACGATACTACACTTTATTATATATGGATTTTGTCTGCATTTATTTTTTTATAGCACGATGTTGTTAGCAAATTTTGCCAGTAATAATCTGCAACGCCATCTTCAAGTTCGCTTAAAAAATCAGCTTATTAATAAATTATTTTTACAAGAATCCTTTGTGTATGATGAAAAAGTTTCAATTGTTACACAAGATATGGAAGTACTGTATAACCGCTTCTTTTTACCTTTAGATATGATAGTCGGAAGAGTGTTTATACTTTGTACAACGATTACTTTTATTTTGGTGCAAAATTTTTGGCTTGGTCTAGTTTTTGTAGTCTTTTCTTTTCTTCGTCCTTTACCTCAATGGTTGATGAACAATCGTTTAATAGACAGTGGAGCAGATTTTTCTGAAAAGCAAAAGGCTTTCCATCTATCTGTAGGAGACTTTTTTAAGGGAGCTGATACGATTTATTTTTATGGTGCTATCAAAGAAAATTTTGCCAAGTTGACAAAAAACAATGAATGTTATGAGAACACTCGCTGGAAAAATGAATGGACTGGTAATGTCGTTTATTTTTTCAATGGGCCTTTAGAATTTCTTAGTCAGGTACTACCTCTTGCACTTGGTCTGTTACTACAAAAAAAGGGGGGAGAGCTATCAACAGCCAGTTTGGTCGCTATGTATATAGCCACAATGAATCTTAGCGGACCTATCCAAAAGATTATGTATAGTGTATCTGATATTCAGCGTTCACAGGCAGTAAAAGAAAAAATATTTTCTTTGCTAGAAGAACCTTGTTTAGAGGCATCTTATACGACAGTCGAATCTTTGGCAGAACTTGTTGCAGTCGATGTTTCAAAACAGATTGGAGAACAAGCACTCTTTTACAATTTTTCACTCAGATTATCGAAGCCAAGTAACGTTTTAATAAAGGGAGCTAGTGGTACTGGAAAGTCAACTCTCCTACGCCTGTTGGCAGGAAAGGTAGCCCCGAATAATGGTCGAATCTTCGTGCGTAACAAAGCTGGACAAGAATTTAATCACTATCAAGGAAATGTGGCTTATATTTCTCAGAATCCATTTTTCAGCCATGGGAGCATTCGGGAAAACTTGACTTTAGGTCAGGAGATGTCAGACCAAGAATTACTCTATTATCTAGAGCAGGTTGGTTTAACGAATGAAATCACAAATATTCTAGAGTATCAACTAAAAAATAACGGAGAAAACATTTCAGGTGGACAGCGTCTACGGCTAGAATTAGTCCGTTGCCTACTTCGGAAAAAAGATATTGTGCTGGCAGATGAGATTACAGCATCCTTGGACAAAGACAACGCACATCAAGTGAGGCAATTGCTATTGCAATTACCTATCATTTTGATTGAAGTTGCTCATCATATTGATTCAGAAACGGATTATAATCAGATAATTGATTTGGAAAGATATCGATTCAAATAA
- a CDS encoding radical SAM protein, which yields MQILSPYILRKKTETGELFFNSKNNHSCFITNDLLDAVENDLVVKRQYENYLSKYNYFQEENEFEKTIDYVRNTEMETLEFTILTHGDCNFRCKYCYEKFENIKMSEETEAAIVEFTEKLLAESMFKYMHVSWFGGEPLLGLKTIKNLSEKFMTICSQNGVDYSASITTNGYLLNERIIHQLILGYSVSSFQITLDGDEESHNFQRVLHNGKGSYSKILENIRCLQNSNLNFCCNLRFNISKENFNNVKIFLGSDGESFKHDKRFRFYFYNVGSWGCGERSRNYKVTLPDPDASFELSKFAIKKGYNVPAARGIITNLFNCYANRKNHYTFNVKGVIQTCTVALYSNSNIFGSVHGKFNHEKFDRWHLTIDSECQKCPNALICKSGFCPPKHRSNKQRTLCNQVKKKIDKNLELFILNKEYCDYLDVKREEV from the coding sequence ATGCAGATACTCTCTCCATATATTTTAAGAAAGAAAACCGAAACAGGGGAGTTATTTTTTAATAGTAAAAATAATCACTCTTGCTTCATTACAAATGATTTATTAGATGCTGTTGAAAATGATTTAGTGGTTAAGAGGCAGTATGAAAATTATTTGAGTAAGTATAATTATTTTCAAGAAGAAAATGAATTTGAGAAGACAATAGATTATGTTAGAAATACTGAAATGGAGACATTAGAATTTACAATTTTAACACATGGAGACTGCAATTTTAGATGTAAATATTGTTATGAAAAATTTGAAAATATAAAAATGAGCGAGGAAACTGAGGCTGCGATAGTCGAATTTACAGAAAAATTATTAGCTGAATCTATGTTTAAATATATGCATGTATCATGGTTTGGAGGAGAGCCTTTATTGGGGCTAAAAACGATAAAGAATCTTTCAGAAAAATTTATGACTATTTGTTCTCAAAATGGAGTTGATTATTCTGCTAGTATAACAACTAATGGATATCTGCTTAATGAACGAATTATTCATCAGTTAATTTTAGGCTATAGCGTTAGTAGTTTTCAAATAACACTTGATGGAGATGAGGAAAGTCATAATTTTCAAAGAGTATTACACAATGGAAAAGGTTCATATAGTAAGATACTCGAGAATATTAGATGTTTACAAAATTCAAATTTGAATTTTTGTTGTAATTTAAGATTTAATATATCAAAAGAAAATTTCAATAATGTTAAGATTTTTTTGGGATCAGATGGGGAATCTTTTAAGCATGATAAACGATTTAGATTTTATTTTTATAACGTAGGTAGTTGGGGATGTGGGGAGCGTTCTCGAAATTATAAAGTGACATTGCCTGATCCAGATGCTAGCTTTGAATTATCAAAATTTGCTATAAAAAAAGGATATAATGTCCCCGCTGCTAGAGGTATAATAACGAATTTGTTCAACTGTTATGCAAACAGAAAAAATCACTATACTTTTAACGTAAAAGGTGTGATTCAAACATGTACTGTTGCCTTGTATTCTAATTCTAATATCTTTGGAAGTGTACATGGTAAATTTAATCATGAAAAATTTGACAGATGGCACTTGACTATAGATTCAGAATGTCAGAAGTGTCCAAATGCTTTAATTTGTAAGTCAGGCTTTTGCCCACCTAAACATAGAAGTAATAAACAAAGAACATTATGTAATCAAGTAAAAAAGAAAATTGATAAAAATCTTGAATTATTTATACTAAACAAGGAATATTGTGATTATCTTGATGTAAAAAGAGAGGAGGTGTAA
- a CDS encoding helix-hairpin-helix domain-containing protein, with protein MAKKKVNRKKQLKREWAKLKKAGRERLEQVVDVAETVVDKAVEQVKEAVAEIKEQAATSLEDFQALPELEAIPASRLETFYQAGIQSVADFATWTEKDLVALKGIGAATIKQLKEKGIALKD; from the coding sequence ATGGCAAAGAAAAAAGTAAACCGTAAAAAACAATTAAAACGTGAATGGGCAAAATTGAAAAAAGCAGGTCGTGAGCGTTTGGAACAAGTTGTTGATGTAGCTGAAACAGTAGTTGATAAGGCTGTTGAGCAAGTTAAGGAAGCTGTTGCAGAAATCAAGGAGCAGGCAGCAACAAGTCTAGAGGATTTCCAAGCACTGCCAGAACTTGAGGCTATTCCTGCTAGTCGTTTGGAAACATTCTACCAAGCAGGTATTCAAAGTGTGGCTGATTTTGCAACATGGACAGAAAAAGATTTGGTAGCCTTAAAAGGTATCGGTGCAGCAACGATTAAGCAATTGAAAGAAAAAGGCATTGCTTTAAAGGATTAA
- a CDS encoding DUF1912 family protein: protein MSYEQEFLKEFEAWVNTQVMINEMAMEESRRVLEEDKDERAADAYIRYESKVDAYRFIQGKFANYAAGKGFHDLPDELFGKRSY, encoded by the coding sequence ATGAGTTATGAACAGGAATTTCTAAAAGAATTCGAGGCTTGGGTCAATACTCAAGTGATGATAAATGAAATGGCTATGGAAGAAAGCCGCCGCGTCTTGGAAGAAGACAAGGATGAGCGTGCAGCGGATGCCTACATTCGCTATGAAAGCAAGGTAGATGCCTATCGCTTTATTCAGGGAAAATTCGCTAACTATGCTGCGGGCAAAGGATTCCATGATTTACCGGATGAACTGTTTGGCAAACGAAGTTATTAA
- a CDS encoding PTS sugar transporter subunit IIA has protein sequence MSKQLILVSHGQFCEGLKQSTEMIMGPQDNIHTVSLLPAEGPEEFQAKFLDTIQGLDDFVVFADLLGGTPCNVVSKLILEGREIDLYAGMNMPMVIRFINDALLGTTSRYDESTSEYIQYVNDVLAGMSDDEDE, from the coding sequence ATGTCAAAACAGTTAATACTCGTCAGTCATGGACAATTTTGTGAGGGATTGAAGCAAAGTACAGAGATGATTATGGGTCCTCAGGACAACATTCATACAGTATCATTGCTCCCTGCAGAAGGGCCAGAAGAATTTCAAGCCAAATTTTTGGATACGATTCAAGGATTGGATGATTTTGTAGTCTTTGCTGACTTGCTGGGGGGAACACCTTGTAATGTGGTTAGTAAACTAATCTTAGAAGGTCGCGAAATTGATCTTTATGCGGGAATGAATATGCCGATGGTCATTCGTTTTATCAATGATGCTCTTCTTGGTACGACATCACGCTATGATGAAAGTACATCCGAATACATCCAGTATGTGAACGATGTACTTGCTGGCATGTCAGATGACGAAGATGAATAG
- a CDS encoding DUF438 domain-containing protein yields MTDERIHILKDILLDLHQGASPDSVQERFNQTFAGVSAIEISLMEHELMNSDSGVTFEDVMSLCDVHANLFKQAIQHVEVADADQAGHPVRVFKDENLALRAALIRIRRLLESYEQAEDSAIRTEIIKGLQRQLALLGQFDNHYRRKEELFFPLMEKYGHDSPPKVMWGVDDQIRDLFAIVQTDSQQLEEQGIEVLKQSFEAFAVEFESMIFKEESILLMILLECFTQDDWLQIAGESDTFGYAIIRPKEKWTPERHNFTSERNEEAVSEVVGTEQVIHHRIDTPDGELSISFTPKKQSEQETQAFGNGYLSIEQANLILNHLPMEITFVNKDDIFQYYNDAVPSEEMIFKRTPSQVGRHVELCHPPKLLPKVRAIFTALHEGRKDKFEMWFNSESRGQFVHVTYKAVRDVAGEFQGVLEYVQDIAPYRAIETDVYREIDE; encoded by the coding sequence ATGACAGATGAGCGCATTCATATCTTAAAAGATATTTTATTAGACCTGCACCAAGGGGCGAGTCCGGATAGTGTCCAAGAACGATTTAATCAAACCTTTGCTGGAGTATCTGCTATTGAGATTTCGCTCATGGAGCATGAATTGATGAATTCTGATTCGGGAGTGACCTTTGAAGATGTCATGTCCTTGTGCGATGTCCATGCCAATCTATTTAAACAGGCGATTCAACATGTAGAGGTGGCAGATGCAGATCAGGCGGGTCATCCGGTACGTGTTTTTAAAGATGAAAATTTAGCCTTACGAGCAGCTCTAATCCGGATTCGTCGTTTGTTAGAGAGTTATGAGCAGGCAGAAGATTCGGCCATTCGCACGGAAATCATCAAAGGCTTGCAGCGCCAACTAGCCTTGTTAGGGCAGTTTGACAACCATTATCGTCGTAAGGAAGAACTGTTCTTTCCCTTGATGGAAAAATACGGACATGATTCACCACCCAAGGTTATGTGGGGAGTGGATGACCAAATTCGGGACTTGTTTGCGATTGTTCAAACGGATAGTCAGCAATTAGAAGAGCAAGGAATTGAGGTTTTAAAACAGAGTTTTGAAGCCTTTGCAGTCGAATTTGAAAGTATGATTTTCAAGGAAGAATCGATTTTGCTAATGATTCTGCTCGAATGTTTTACGCAAGATGATTGGCTACAAATTGCAGGAGAAAGTGATACCTTCGGTTATGCGATTATTCGTCCCAAAGAGAAATGGACACCGGAAAGACACAACTTTACCTCAGAGAGAAATGAAGAAGCTGTTTCAGAAGTCGTAGGGACTGAGCAGGTGATTCATCATAGGATTGATACACCTGATGGAGAATTAAGCATTTCCTTTACGCCTAAAAAGCAATCAGAACAAGAAACACAGGCCTTTGGAAATGGCTATTTGTCTATTGAACAGGCGAACTTGATATTGAATCATTTGCCCATGGAAATTACCTTTGTGAATAAGGATGATATTTTCCAGTATTATAATGATGCGGTACCGAGCGAGGAGATGATTTTCAAACGCACGCCAAGTCAGGTTGGCCGGCATGTGGAATTGTGTCATCCGCCTAAATTATTACCGAAAGTACGAGCGATTTTCACCGCCTTGCATGAGGGGCGCAAGGACAAATTTGAGATGTGGTTCAATTCAGAATCTCGTGGGCAATTTGTTCATGTGACCTACAAAGCTGTGCGTGATGTGGCTGGAGAATTTCAAGGAGTCTTGGAATATGTTCAAGATATTGCGCCCTATCGGGCAATTGAAACAGATGTGTATAGGGAGATTGACGAATGA
- a CDS encoding helix-turn-helix domain-containing protein has product MKNFGEIFKKFRESRGLRLKDVANAGISTSQLSRFEKGETDLTISKFMLILDVINMPIDEFMYAVHDFHRDELNELLSKVRHFVSTRDVEGMKKLLYSQMEAEEKREKFHQINIILLKIRLQDLSGENYYDEKDLENLTDYLFSVEYWGYYELLIFSNTLDVLKHDVFMVLAREMSRRSDFYKEIPTNRRLISTMLLNAYITCIERQNLMDALYFEKQLKQCFFIETEIYERLVFLYAQNLYRYRKTGSKLAIIEMKKCIGAMKLSGSDHLAQTYEGHLKKMLTENG; this is encoded by the coding sequence ATGAAAAATTTTGGAGAAATTTTTAAAAAGTTTCGAGAATCAAGGGGATTACGATTAAAAGATGTCGCAAATGCTGGTATATCAACATCTCAACTATCTCGGTTTGAAAAAGGAGAGACTGATTTAACCATTTCAAAGTTTATGCTCATTTTAGATGTAATAAACATGCCAATTGATGAGTTTATGTATGCAGTTCATGATTTTCATAGAGATGAATTAAACGAACTCTTATCGAAAGTACGTCATTTTGTGTCTACTCGAGACGTAGAAGGAATGAAAAAACTTCTTTATTCTCAGATGGAAGCGGAGGAAAAACGTGAGAAATTTCATCAAATCAATATTATTTTATTGAAAATTCGCCTGCAAGATTTATCAGGAGAAAATTATTACGATGAAAAGGATTTAGAGAATTTAACTGATTATTTATTTAGTGTAGAATACTGGGGTTATTATGAACTTTTGATTTTTTCAAACACTTTAGATGTCCTTAAACATGATGTTTTCATGGTTTTAGCAAGGGAAATGTCTAGACGTTCAGACTTTTATAAAGAAATTCCTACTAATCGACGCTTGATTTCGACCATGTTACTTAATGCCTATATTACCTGTATTGAGCGACAAAATCTTATGGATGCATTGTATTTTGAGAAGCAATTGAAACAGTGCTTCTTTATCGAAACAGAAATTTATGAAAGACTTGTTTTTCTTTATGCTCAAAATCTTTATCGTTATCGCAAAACAGGAAGTAAATTGGCGATTATTGAAATGAAGAAGTGCATTGGAGCCATGAAGTTATCAGGTAGTGACCACTTGGCACAAACCTATGAAGGACATTTGAAAAAAATGTTAACCGAAAATGGTTAG
- a CDS encoding lipoate--protein ligase family protein has product MKGVSLLLLQSLADVSHLVYHSSEAHFTASIDELILADVFLKEIDRQKGQLIWHLWPLERTVILGMADCRLPHFERGVELIRQHGYQPLVRSIGGLAVVADAGIVNLSLIIPDHLGGKKLDMGQAYQLMVVCLKEILPVAAHEVEVREISDSYCPGTYDLSIRGQKFAGLAQRRIKSGIAISAYISLSGKQEERGVLIREFYQVAAGDSVPQPTYPKVNPASMATLSDLLAQPVRMEDVMGGLHQLIQNLGQTPIDYRLSLENLADFAKGKRDAIERHQKVGIG; this is encoded by the coding sequence ATGAAAGGGGTATCATTGCTGTTGTTACAATCATTAGCTGATGTTTCTCATTTAGTATATCACTCATCGGAAGCTCATTTTACAGCCTCTATTGATGAGCTCATTTTGGCAGATGTTTTTCTAAAGGAGATTGATCGACAGAAAGGGCAACTAATTTGGCATCTATGGCCTCTTGAAAGGACGGTCATTTTGGGAATGGCTGATTGCCGTTTGCCCCATTTTGAAAGAGGTGTCGAGCTGATTCGTCAGCATGGTTACCAACCGCTTGTTCGTTCTATCGGTGGACTAGCTGTTGTAGCAGATGCAGGGATTGTCAATCTTTCTTTAATCATCCCTGATCATCTGGGAGGTAAAAAGTTAGATATGGGACAGGCCTATCAACTTATGGTAGTCTGTCTTAAGGAAATTCTCCCGGTAGCCGCTCATGAAGTAGAAGTTCGTGAAATAAGTGATTCCTACTGTCCAGGGACCTACGATTTGAGTATCAGAGGTCAGAAATTTGCAGGCTTGGCGCAAAGGCGCATCAAATCGGGTATTGCTATTTCAGCCTATATTAGTCTATCTGGTAAGCAGGAGGAACGAGGTGTGTTGATTCGGGAATTTTACCAGGTAGCTGCGGGGGATTCAGTGCCCCAACCAACCTATCCAAAAGTCAATCCTGCTTCGATGGCGACCTTATCTGATTTGCTAGCTCAGCCTGTTCGAATGGAAGATGTTATGGGAGGGTTACACCAGTTGATACAGAACCTAGGACAAACACCGATAGACTATCGTCTGAGTTTGGAAAATTTAGCAGATTTTGCGAAAGGCAAGCGAGATGCAATAGAACGTCATCAGAAAGTAGGGATAGGTTAA